Part of the Nocardioides perillae genome is shown below.
GGCACGTGGCGGCGGACGTCCTCGTTGCCCTGGCCGCGGCCGTACTGGCCCGGGGCGTACTCGTAGAGGTAGTCGCCGAGGTGCAGCACGGCGTGCAGGTCGCGGCGCCGCGCGAGGTGGCGGTAGGCGCTGAAGAAGCCGGCCTGCAGATTGGCGCAGGAGACCACGCCGAGGCGCAGGTTGCCCGGCAGCGCGTCGCGCGCGGGGGCGGTGCGGGTGCGGCCGGGACGGCTGGCGACGCCGCGGTGGACGAAGCGGTAGTGGTACCACGTCGCGGGGCGCAGGCCGGTCGCGAGCACCTTGACGGTGTGGTCGCGGCTGGCGCTGGTGGTGACCGTGCCCTGCTTCACGATCCGCCGGAAGCGGGCGTCGGTGGCGACCTGCCACGTCACGTGCGCCTTCGGGCCCTTGCCGGAGCCCGGGGTCGCCGCGGCGGTCGGGGTGAGGCGGGTCCACAGCACGACGGCCGTCGGTTGCGGGTCGCCCGAGGCCACGCCGTGCGCGAAGAGCTGCGCGCTGCTGCGGCGGGGTCGGGTGCGGGGGGCCGGCTCGGCGGCGGCGCTGCCGCTCGCGAGGGCGGTCGCGCCGACGGCGCCGGCCGCGCCGGTCGCGAGGACGGTGCGGCGCGCGACGTGCTGGGGGTCAGGGGTGGTCACACTGGATTGAACGACGCCGGGAGGGGGTGGTGACGGTGGTTCGGCGAAAGTCGCCGGTTGTTCGGCTGCTGGTCACCGGGGGCGGTGGGGCCTCGGCGCGGCGTGCGTCATGCGGAGGCGACGCGATCGCGCGCGCTCCGCATGACGCAGGCGGCGTGACGGAGTGGCCGGCGAGGGCGCGCGGCGGCGGGCGCGGCGTACTGGCTGGGGACGACGGGCGCCTCGGGCCTGCCTGTGGACGCACGACGGCCGACCCCCGTGCGGGGGCCGGCCGGCGTGGGGCAGCGTCGGGGTCAGAGGCGGCGCAGGACCGCGGTGACCTTGCCGAGGATCGTGGCGTGGGTGCCGTCGATCGGGTCGTAGGCGTCGTTGTGGGGGAGCAGCCAGACCTGGCCGTCCTTGCGCTGGAAGGTCTTGACCGTCGCCTCGCCGTCGATCATCGCCGCCACGACCTCCCCGTTGTGGGCGGTGGGCTGCTGGCGCACGACGACGTAGTCGCCGTTGCAGATCGCCGCGTCGACCATCGAGTCGCCGGAGACCTCGAGCATGAAGAGCGTGCCGTCGCCGACGAGCTGCTGGGGGAGCGGGAAGACGTCCTCGGTGCGCTGCTCGGCGAGGATCGGCCCGCCGGCGGCGATGCGGCCGACCATGGGGACGTACTGGGCGGCGGGGAGCGCGTCGCCGATGCCGGTCTCGTCGAAGCCGGTGTCGGTGGCCGCGCCGACCGCGCGGCGCCCGGCGGCGGACTCGGGCAGGAAGACCTCGAGGGCGCGGGGGCGCTTGGGGTCGCGGCGGATGAACCCCTTCTCCTCGAGCACCTTGAGCTGGTGGGCCACCGAGGAGGAGCTCGACAGGCCGACGGCGTCGCCGATCTCGCGCATGCTCGGGGGGTAGCCGCGGTGCTCGACGGCGTCGCGGATCACGTTGAGCACCCGCTGCTGGCGCGGGGTCAGGCCCGTCGCGTCGGGGGGTCCGTCGGGCAGCTCGGCCACCCGCTTCTTCGTGCCTGCCATCGTGCGCCTCCCGTGCCCGCGCCGGAGCCGTCGCGCGGGTGCGTCAGCGCAGGGCCGGGCGCCCGGGAGGCTCCGTGGTCCCGCCGTTCGGGACCGGTGAGCGCACGCTAGCGCGAGCGGGCGGGGTGGTTCAAACACCTGTTCGAACGGCGTGTCGGGCAGACTCGCCGCCATGAGCACTCCCGCCGCCGGCCCGTCCGTCCTGTCCGCCGTCGTCACGGGTGCCGCGCGCGGCATCGGCCGGGCGGTGGCGGAGAAGCTGGTGCAGCGGGGGTACGCCGTGGTGGTCACCGACGTCGACGGCGCGGGCGCCGAGCAGGCCGCGGCCGAGATCGGGGCCGTGGCCGGACTGGCGCAGGACGTGCGCTCGGAGGCCTCGCACGCGACCGTCGCGGCGGAGGCGGCGCGCCACGGTCGCCTCGCGGTGTGGGTCAACAACGCCGGCGTCGGTCACGACGGCGCCCTCGCCGACCTGCCGTCGGACCAGGTCGACCGGCTCGTGGACGTCAACCTCAAGGGTGCGCTGTGGGGCACGCGTGCGGCGCTGGCCGGCTTCGGGCCGGCCGGCGGCGACGTCGTCAACATCGCCTCGTTGTCGGGCCTGGGTCCGGTGCCGGGGCTGTCGACCTACGCCGCCACCAAGGCCGCGGTCGTCTCCCTCACCATGTCGGTGCAGGCCGAGACGCCCGACGAGGTGCGCGTGCACG
Proteins encoded:
- the lexA gene encoding transcriptional repressor LexA, encoding MAGTKKRVAELPDGPPDATGLTPRQQRVLNVIRDAVEHRGYPPSMREIGDAVGLSSSSSVAHQLKVLEEKGFIRRDPKRPRALEVFLPESAAGRRAVGAATDTGFDETGIGDALPAAQYVPMVGRIAAGGPILAEQRTEDVFPLPQQLVGDGTLFMLEVSGDSMVDAAICNGDYVVVRQQPTAHNGEVVAAMIDGEATVKTFQRKDGQVWLLPHNDAYDPIDGTHATILGKVTAVLRRL
- a CDS encoding SDR family oxidoreductase; amino-acid sequence: MSTPAAGPSVLSAVVTGAARGIGRAVAEKLVQRGYAVVVTDVDGAGAEQAAAEIGAVAGLAQDVRSEASHATVAAEAARHGRLAVWVNNAGVGHDGALADLPSDQVDRLVDVNLKGALWGTRAALAGFGPAGGDVVNIASLSGLGPVPGLSTYAATKAAVVSLTMSVQAETPDEVRVHALCPDGVDTEMVATMRDDGLAKALVRSGGRLLSVDEVAAEAVGLVGGHRVVRTLPAWRGGVMRGSSLLPSLAQQGIAVFAKQGRAALRRN